The Panicum virgatum strain AP13 chromosome 3N, P.virgatum_v5, whole genome shotgun sequence genome includes the window TAAGGGAACTGAACTAGAGTCAGTTCCAATAGTTAGCTGTTAAAATTTGATCAGGCGGTGGCTTGACTGGATTGCGCTAATTCTTTCCTCGGCAAGCACACGGGTAGTGACAAATGGTTCGTTGGGGAGGCGGATTTGCCACGCTAGGGGCCTGCGCCAGGGAGATCCTTTGTCCCCACTTTTGTTTGTCATCGTCATGGAAGCCCTCAACGCTTTATTTCGTCTTGCTGACAACATGGGCTTACTAAGGTCACTACACCACAAGATCAAGGAAAGGGTTTTCTTGTACGCCGATGACGTCGCGATTTTCCTTACGGCCAATCGGCAGGACTTGGTTATGCTGAGAACAATTCTAGACATCTTCGCAGTAACGTCGGGGCTTAGGACAAACTTGGCAAAGTGCTTGATCTCCCCAATCTGGTGTGATCTAGAGAGCACGGTGACGCTCCTCACCAATTTCCCTGCAACAGTTGAACCCTTTCCCATTCGTTACCTTGGTATACCTCTGGGTATAACAAGCCTCACGAAGAATGATTTGCAACCTCTGGTGGATCGTGTGGCAAATCGTCTGTCGTCCTGGAAGGCAGGGTTGCTTACCAAGGCCGGCAGAGTCGTGCTGATCAAGAGCACACTTTCGGCCATCCCCACACACACGGCCCTTGCTATTAACCTCTCTCCGTGGGTGATCAAATGCATCGATAATTGTAGACGAAATTTTCTGTGGAAAGGATCCAAGGAGGCCAAAGGTGGACACTGCTTGCTGGCTTGGCCCCGCGTATGTAGGCCGACTGAGCTTGGTGGACTTGGGATTGTTGATCTACAGAAGTTTGGGTATGCTCTACGTATGAGATGGCTCTGGCTGAGGAGAACTGACCACCTGAGGCCATGGCTGGAGCTTCCTGCTGAGGGTGAGCGCCTTGTGGAGGCGATGTTTCAGGCTTCAATTTATGTGGAGTTGGGTGACGGCAAGAAGGCGCTTTTTTGGACAGATCATTGGTTGCAAGGTCAATCCTTGCTAGACCTGGCGCTCTGCTTATGTAACGCTGTTGGTTCTCGTTGCAAGCAGCAACGAACAGTCGCAGACGCTTTGCTCGATGACAAATGGATCAGTGATATCTCTGGGGCTCTCACCGTTCAGGTTTTATTGGAATATCTGCAAACTTGGGATCACGTGAGGCAGATCAATCTCACTGCGGATCAGCCGGATAGGATTTGCTGGAGGTGGACTTCGGATAgggtcttctccacctcctcggCTTATTCGACGTTCTTCATTGGACAGCACCCAGTTGAGGGAGCCAAGCTGCTCCGTAGGGCGCGAGCTCCGGCAAAGTGCAAGTTCTTCATTTGGCTCGTCATCCATGACAGGTGCTGGACCGCCGCTCGTAGGAAAAGACGGGGGCTGCAGGATGATGACATTTGCGTGCTCTGTGACCAATCCTCTGAAACTAtctatcatcttttgctttcatGCACTTTCTCTCGTGAAGTATGGTTTCAGGTTTTGCGCCGGTTGGGATATGAGCGACTTTTGCATCAGGCTCAGTCTGATTACATCCTGGATTGGTGGGCACATGCACGGAAGCTGCTTCCCAAAATTTGGCGTCGGGGATTTGACTCTCTAGCGGTGCTCATTTGTTGGCTTCTGTGGAAGGAAAGAAATGATAGAACTTTTAATCGCCGAAGTCACACGGTCGATGATGTAGTGAGAAGGGTCTTTGATGAGATCATCACTTGGTCACAAGCTGGGTTTAGACAGTTAGAATCGTTTGCAGTTTTGGGTGCGCCAGGTCGCGAAAATTTGGCCTTGTAATAGGGACCGAGGAGAACGCTTAGGACCGGTCCCAACTGTGACTGGTTCCTTTTGTAGCtactttctttcttcctcttaatgaaaaacgtgctcaggcacggtcgcgaaaaaaaattTGATCAGCTATGGTGGCACCTTCTACTGGAGATGGCACCATATACTTTCGGCCTTTGGATCCGCCACTGCCTCAAAGTATTAATGGAGATGAAAGTTGGCGTTTACGATGTGTAAGTTAATCGACAAAATAAACTTAGtattaaaaaaatcaagtaTTATGATACTGATATCCCGTTTCCAGTTTGTATTATTATATAACTAGGCAGGTTGGCGCGCTTTGCGCGCCTGtagcaaaagatttgatgtaaaataataataaaaatatattatcgtATATTACAGTTAAAGCAATATCGTGCTGATATATTTTGGCAACGTGTTGATGTATTGAATGAAGTGTGATAGGTATAGTTGATAGATTGTCatataattatattttgcgagtttaTGAAGTGGAATTAAAATCCAATAAGTAGTAGGGGCTAGCACGTGTAGACGTAGTGTATGAAATATGGTTATTGTTTtcatgtaaataaataattaaatatattttgtgggtggatTCCAATTGAATATTATGTGGGTAACACCTAAATAACACACAGGGCCCATCCCTGTATAAATAGTACATAGAAGAATTTATTTTGTGTATGTTAGTAGATATAATTGATGGATTAGCTTACattaattattaattttggtagaaaaaatgATAGGGTTAGAAATGAATGtatgattcaattatattttgcgagttcacaaagtgaaaataaaatccaatatataatagaggtaaatgtagtatataatttttttcataaaaaactaAACATTTAAACACATGGGgccattttttaatttttaatttcgaattatatttttttattatgaacagtaccCGGGGGGGCCCACATGAAcagtatatttttattatttttttattataaacAGTACCCCCGGCCCACATGAACagtatattttattattttttaaatgatGAACAGTACCCCCGGACCCACGTGGGGCCGCGACGCATGAGCGCGCGCCAATTCCTGGCGCGTTAGTATAGTACTCAATTTCAGGCTGCGGGGTGAAAAGAACAGATCAAGTTTACGTGTTCTCCAACAAAACCGAGTTCGATCCCTATCCGACTCCACATGTCGTGGGGCCCAGTTGTAGTCTCACCGGCAGACGCCCGTTCCGTTCGATCCGGAACCGGGGGGAGGCGAGGCGCAAGCGTAACCGCTGCGACACCGATCAAGGCCGAGACGGAGACGCCACCGACCTTTGGCCTTTATATAGCAcccccccaccgccgccacggcgcCACACGACACAACCTGAGCGAGAGCGCCAGCGCCGCTGCCCAGATCAGACCAGACTGCCATCGAAACCACATCTCTTTCTTTCGAGAGGCCGCCGCCTGACGACGCCGATGGAGTATTCGGCGCTGATCAACATGAGCGCCGGGGCCGAGGAAGCCGCCCTgctgaggaggagggggcggggcACCGCCGTCGCTCCGCCTCCGGGGCTGCAGACGACAGGGGAGGAGGGGGCAGCACCCGGCCTGAAGAGGATGCGCGGCACCGTGACTCTGTCGCTGAGGATGCCGGAGGAACccacggcgccgccgtcggTGGGCGCCGCTGCAGCCTCCTcgcaggaggccgaggaggagcccgcggcgccggcgatgcGCGGGGCCGCGCAGGCCCGCGGGACGGCGGCATCCGAGGGGGGCTGCCGCGCCATCTCCGACATGGCGGTCCGGCTCGGGATCGCGCCCGGCGTGCGGGACCGGGCCCTGGAGGTGTACCGGGGGCTGGAGGAGGGCAAGGGCAGGGCGCACCACTACTACACCAAGGGCGCCGGCCGGAGCGGCGACGCGCTGTACGCGGCGTGCCTCTACGTGGCGTGCCGCAGCGCGGGCGCGCCGCGGACGTTCAAGGAGCTGGCCGCGgcgacgcgcggcggcgcggcgtccaGGAAGGACATCGGCAAGCTCCTCACGCTCATCAGGAAGCGGTTCGGGGACGACGCCGGCGGGGAGGCCATCATGGACATCGGCGTGGTGCGCGCGGCCGACTACATGGAGCGCTTCGGCTCGCTGCTCGGGATGGTGGAGGACGAGGTGCGCGcggtgcaggaggcggcgcggaggatGCAGGACCAGCTCGACGTGCGGCGCAACCCGGACTCCACCGCGGCCGCCATCATCTACATGGCCATACAGCGGAGGCCCGGCGCCGGCCGGTCGATCCGGGACGTGTCCGCGGCCACCGGCGTCGCCGACAACACCATCAAACAGGCGTACAGGGAGCTGTACCCGCACGCCCAGCTGCTCTTCGGTTGATTGATGGTGCTAATCGTTGTGTTCCCTGTAAACATTGGCAATGCTATTGATCGGTGCAAATAGTAGATAATTAGATAGTTCCATTCGGTATAACTCATCTTGTTTATTACGTTGTTGCAATGCTATTGATTCCTCCATCGTATTATCCTGAAATTTGAACAATGACAAATCTATGCCCTTGTCTGGACCTGCAATTTTCTGTGCGCAAGAAATCTACTTTTCAAGTTTTCTGTTGAATCCATGCTTGATTACGCTGATATTATATTTGTTTGAATAACCGTAAAGCAGCATTCCCTCAGGTTAATCCGTCTGAACTTTTCTTCGCATCCAACAATTCTCAATGAGATTAGCCAATTTCAATCTTGCAAACGAGCATTAACAATTCCAAATCCCATTCATAATACAGCAAAATCACGATGCGCTCTTTGTGCTGCCACGAACAATGCTCGAGAGCAATCCAAAAATCACCCACAATACCTGACTATCATATAGCACGTAAACCTGGTGTCCTGGTGAGAAATTTTCCCAATAGAAAACTCGAGGGCCGCCAGTGCGCTCGCAGGTAGGTgctagccgccgccgtcgtcactCGCTGGACGCTAGGTCGACTAGACCTAGGAGGCTAATCGAACGAGACGGGCCCGCTGGCCCGGTATGTCGTTTTAGGGActgtttggctccaggactttttccaaaagtctctatcacatcaaaaggaatcttactattttatattattaaataaaatctgtttataaatgttttttgacagttgagtgctttttcgcgagacgaatctaatgagcctaattaatcgatgattggctacagtgatgatacagtaaccattcgctaatcatagattaaaatacatcattagattcgtctcgcaatttagccctagggttctgcagttagttttataattaatatttatttaatatttctaaatactaaaaagtccctgggacttttttgaagtccctgttTCTAAACACCCCTTAATTTTCAGACCTGCTGGTAGTGAAGGCCCAAACCGCGTGCATATTAGTTGCGTGTGAAATTGCCACTATCCCTAGTAGATTTTCGACCCGCcttgtaaagaaaataaactaGGGCCTGGCCTGCATCAGTTTATTACAGTTTTGAACTCAGAACCTGCATTTCAATTTcgcaacaaaaaaaatgcatttCAAACTGGCCTGATGATGACGTGTAGCCATGTGCCCATGTCACGTGTAGGGATGCAGGCGGGCGCGCCTTGCAGGCTACTTGCAGACCCCCCCGCAACGCCCGCATGCGTGAGCAGGCTGCTCTGCAGGAGCTCGTTTGCACCTGCACCTCTTTCCGCGTTCACCTGGTAGGCCTTGCGGGCCGAGGCAGCTCTGCAGGCGCTCGCAGTCGCGGGCAGGCAGATGAGTGAAGTGGAGTGGGGAAGGGGACAGAGGAAGCGAGGAGCGATGGAGACGACGAGCTGGGCGGTGCAGATCTCAGAGGAGACTCGCCTGAGATGGAGGCGGCGCCGACGGAGAAGGGCGACGCAGGGGTCCCGATCCACTCCTGCGGGCTCCTGCTGGGCTTTGGCAGGTCTGTCTGCTTAAACCCACGGGAGAAATGCAGATGCCCACCAGGCCGTTTTTTGCAGGCGGGCCTAGCAGGCTGGCAGGCCAGCCCGTGCCCACTTGCATCCCGAGTCACGTGTGCCCTCCCTCGTTTGTCTCCCTCGTTTGTATAGATGTCCATGCAGCTCGCAGCCTGTTAGCCCGCCCGAAACACGGCtaatttggcccggcccaagcacggcccggcCCGATCCAAATCGTGCCCGGGCTGGCCCGGCCCACTACCCATGCTCGGGCTTGGGCCGTCACACCAGCCcgtgggctggcacggcccgCCTCGGAGTTAGTAGGCCGGCCCGGTAGCGGCCCGCTTACTCCAAAAGCCTACAGAAGCACACAGCACAGCCCACTGCATCATTACAGTGACTCCACTCCCCCCACCGCGACTCGTCCTCTCCCC containing:
- the LOC120667625 gene encoding transcription initiation factor IIB-2-like, producing MEYSALINMSAGAEEAALLRRRGRGTAVAPPPGLQTTGEEGAAPGLKRMRGTVTLSLRMPEEPTAPPSVGAAAASSQEAEEEPAAPAMRGAAQARGTAASEGGCRAISDMAVRLGIAPGVRDRALEVYRGLEEGKGRAHHYYTKGAGRSGDALYAACLYVACRSAGAPRTFKELAAATRGGAASRKDIGKLLTLIRKRFGDDAGGEAIMDIGVVRAADYMERFGSLLGMVEDEVRAVQEAARRMQDQLDVRRNPDSTAAAIIYMAIQRRPGAGRSIRDVSAATGVADNTIKQAYRELYPHAQLLFG